A stretch of Komagataella phaffii GS115 chromosome 2, complete sequence DNA encodes these proteins:
- a CDS encoding 5' to 3' DNA helicase, involved in nucleotide excision repair and transcription has translation MKFLIDDLPVIFPYPKIYPEQYAYMCDIKRTLDIGGNCILEMPSGTGKTISLLSLTVSYQMFYPEHRKIIYCSRTMSEIEKALIELTKLMDFRTKELGVKENFRGLGLTSRKNLCLHPISQERKGIVVDEKCRRMTNGQLSLQVAKGEADKDQLCSFHEKMNDLDSHEYIPIGVYSFEELIKYCKGVGICPYFTVRRMMSFCNIIIYSYHYLLDPKIAQRVSKELSKESIVIFDEAHNIDNVCIESLSLDLTNDTLKKASRGVNSLSKKVDEIKRIDSKKLQDEYERLVEGLRATESSRNEELIMANPILPDDILTESIPGNIRRGEHFVMFLKRFIEYLKTRMKVLHVISETPASFLQHLKLLTFIERKPLRFCAERLALLVKTLELTEIEEFIALKDIATFATLVSTYETGFQLILEPYETENASGPNPILHFTCLDASIAIKPIFDRFSSVIITSGTISPLDMYPKMLKFDTVIQESYTMTLSRRSFLPLIVTKGSDQVSISSRFEIRNDPSVVRNYGTLLIEFSKITPDGLVVFFPSYLYMESIISMWQNMGILDEVWKYKLILVETPDSQETSLGLETYRKACSNGRGAVLLSVARGKVSEGIDFDHHFGRTVLMIGIPFQYTESRILKARLEYLRDHHQIKENEFLSFDAMRHAAQCLGRVLRGKDDYGIMVLADRRFSRKRNQLPKWIAQNLLDADTNLSTDMAIANAKKFLRTLAQPSNPKDQEGVSVWNAEQLKDHQKLQTKNVEAEMELDYLNDDELELAFEK, from the coding sequence ATGAAATTCTTAATAGATGATTTGCCAGTGATATTTCCATATCCAAAAATATATCCAGAGCAATATGCGTACATGTGTGATATTAAGAGAACCTTGGATATTGGGGGTAATTGTATACTTGAGATGCCTTCAGGAACTGGTaaaacaatttcattgctTTCTTTGACAGTTTCCTACCAAATGTTTTATCCAGAACATAGAAAGATTATTTATTGTTCTCGTACCATgtcagaaattgaaaaggcTCTTATAGAGTTAACCAAATTAATGGACTTTAGAACAAAAGAGTTAGGCGTTAAAGAAAACTTTAGAGGTCTGGGGTTAACCAGTCGTAAAAACCTTTGTCTTCACCCTATTTCACAGGAGAGAAAGGGTATCGTAGTAGATGAAAAATGCAGAAGGATGACAAATGGACAACTCAGTCTTCAAGTTGCCAAAGGAGAAGCTGATAAAGATCAACTATGCTCGTTCCAtgaaaaaatgaatgaCTTAGATTCGCACGAGTACATTCCCATCGGTGTTTATTCATTTGAAGAGCTCATAAAATATTGCAAAGGAGTAGGCATTTGTCCGTATTTTACGGTTCGTCGTATGATGTCATTTTGCAACATAATTATTTATTCCTATCACTATTTATTAGATCCCAAAATAGCTCAGAGAGTTTCGAAGGAACTTTCTAAAGAAAGTATCGTTATATTTGACGAGGCACACAACATAGATAATGTTTGCATAGAAAGTTTATCCTTGGATTTAACAAATGATACACTTAAGAAAGCTTCCAGAGGAGTAAACagtctttccaaaaaggttgatgaaatcaaaagaattgataGCAAAAAATTGCAAGATGAGTACGAGAGATTGGTGGAGGGACTAAGGGCAACAGAATCTTCCCGTAACGAGGAACTGATCATGGCTAATCCTATATTACCGGATGACATATTAACCGAGTCTATTCCTGGAAATATTCGAAGAGGTGAGCATTTTGTCATGTTTTTAAAGCGGTTTATTGAATATCTTAAAACACGTATGAAAGTGTTACATGTAATTTCAGAAACACCGGCGTCATTTTTGCAGCACTTAAAGCTTTTAACGTTCATTGAAAGGAAGCCACTAAGATTTTGTGCCGAACGTCTTGCTCTATTAGTGAAAACGTTAGAACTAACTGAAATTGAGGAGTTCATAGcattgaaagatattgCAACGTTTGCAACATTAGTCTCAACATATGAGACCGGGTTTCAACTCATTTTAGAACCTTACGAGACTGAGAATGCTTCGGGACCGAATCCAATACTGCATTTTACATGCTTGGATGCCTCTATAGCGATAAAACCAATCTTCGACCGTTTTTCCTCTGTTATTATAACATCAGGAACTATTTCCCCCTTGGATATGTATCCCAAAATGTTGAAGTTTGATACTGTTATACAAGAGTCTTACACCATGACTCTGAGTAGACGATCCTTTCTTCCGCTGATTGTAACCAAAGGGTCAGATCAGGTGTCCATCTCTTCTAGATTTGAGATTCGTAACGATCCCAGTGTTGTTCGAAACTACGGTACGTTGCTAATCGAATTTAGTAAGATCACGCCAGATGGGTTGGttgttttcttcccttCATATTTGTACATGGAGAGTATCATTTCGATGTGGCAAAATATGGGCATCTTAGACGAAGTATGGAAGTACAAATTGATACTGGTGGAGACTCCTGATTCACAGGAAACCAGTTTAGGACTTGAAACATACCGTAAAGCATGTTCAAATGGAAGAGGAGCTGTTCTATTATCTGTTGCCAGAGGAAAGGTTAGCGAAGGTATAGACTTCGACCATcattttggaagaactgTTTTGATGATTGGTATACCATTTCAATATACAGAGTCGAGAATTTTAAAAGCTCGATTAGAATATTTAAGGGATCATCATCAGATAAAAGAGAACGAGTTTTTATCTTTCGACGCAATGAGACACGCTGCTCAGTGTTTGGGAAGAGTACTGAGAGGCAAAGACGATTACGGAATTATGGTTTTAGCGGACCGAAGGTTCTCTcgcaaaagaaatcagTTACCAAAATGGATTGCTCAAAATCTGTTAGACGCTGACACAAACTTGTCAACAGATATGGCGATTGCCAATGCAAAAAAGTTCTTGCGAACTTTGGCACAGCCATCTAATCCAAAGGACCAAGAAGGGGTATCTGTATGGAATGCTGAACAGCTaaaagatcatcaaaaattacAAACAAAGAACGTAGAAGCAGAAATGGAGTTGGATTACTTGAATGATGATGAACTGGAGTTAGCATTCgagaaatga